In the bacterium genome, TTACATTTGTGGCTCCACAAACAATGTCCACAGCTTCATTTCCAATGTCAACTTTGCAGATATGAAGCTTCTTTGACTTTGGATGTTCGCTAACTTCAAGTACTTCTCCAACAACAAGTTTGTTCAATTTATCATTTCTGAATGTAAATCCCTCAACTTCTGCAAGTTTTTGTGTTATTTGTGTTCTAAATTCTTCTGTGTCGTTAGTAAGTTTCGGGATATAAGTTTTTAACCAGTTATTTGAAATAAGCATTTTTATATAACAATTAAATATAAAATATTAGATAAAATCTATTTGATACTAAATATTATTTACTTTCCTTCTATTCTATAATTTACAATAATCATAATGCACTTAGCTAGGTCTGTGAAGTATTTGGAACTTGAATGCTGATTACATAAACTCTGACTTAGCTTACTTGATAAATATATGATATATCAAGCGTCTAGCACTTAATCATTTTCAAAACTGATCCAAGAATCTTCGGTCTCCTGAATGAAAAAGTCTAATATCATCGACTGCATACTTTATCATTACCAATCTTTCAAGTCCAAAACCCCAAGCGAAGCCGGAATAAACCTCGTGGTCAATCTCGGCCATTTTCAAAACATTTGGATGAATCATTCCGCAACCAAGAACTTCCAACCAACCAGTACCTTTCGTTATTTTCAAAATATTTTCACTTGGATTATCCCATCTAATTTCAATGCCGTTTCCGGGCTCAACGAAAGGAAAGTAATCACAGCTAATTCTGATCTCAACTTCTTTCTCGAAATAGGCTTCAAAAAAAGTTTTCAAGATACCTATCATATCACTAAACCTAATTCCCTTCCCTACTACGACACCTTCACACTGGAAGAAAGTATGTTCATGTCGAGCATCAGTGGATTCATGTCGAAAACATTTTCCAATACCTGCAGTTCCAAGAAATCCGTTCTCAAGTGCATCGATTTTCGTAGCGAACTCTTTCAATATCCTATTTTGAAGTGAGCTAGTATGAGTTATCAAAACATTTTTGTCAACATTTGTAAAAAGTGTATCCCAACTATCTCTTGCTGGATGACCTTCAGGTATATTTACAGCTTCAAAATTGTTGTATTCACTATCTACCTCAAAAGCATAAGCAATTTCAAAACCCATTTTTTGGAAAATATCTTCAATCTTCCATCTTTCTTGTGTGAGTGGATTTAGTTTGCCAATCTTATGTTGCGGAATTGCAAGACTTATATCCTTCCAAGTAGATAGCTGTATTGACAATTCTTTCTTCTTTAGCTCTTCTCGCTTTGTATCAAAGATATTTTGCAACAATTTTTTTTGATTGTTTAATTCATTTCCAAGCAGTTTTCTTTGCTCTACAGGTAACTGAGTAAGATCTTTGAACTTTTTCATTAGTTCGGATTGTGGACCGATTGTATCTTTTTCGAAGGTATCTAGTTCTGAAATAGTGTCTATGAGGCTTACTTTATTTTGTAGTTCAGTTGTTTCTGACATGGCGGTGATTATAACAATAAAACCTTTCAATAGACAAAAAAATCCCGCAGTTGCGGGATCCTTAGTCTCAACATAGTGTAGTCGAGCTACCGACTATATTCGATTATATTATATCAAATTCAATTCCCTTAATTTTGCTCCCAAAGCTTTTAGTAGCATTAATTGAAATTTTGTTGTAGGTTTATGTTCTATTCCTTTAGGATCTGTGAGTTTATCTATACCCTCCCCCAATATTTCAAACGACTCAGGAGGTATTTGCAACAATTGTCTGTAAGTTACTGAACTATTCAAAAGAATAAATTCTGCAGCTATTCTAGCTAAATTATTTATAGCTTCACTAAAAACTTTTCGAACTCCTTTTGTTCCAGGATTTATTAATTCGCCTGTATTAAAGCTATGTGCTTCTAGTTCCAATAAATCTGGTTTACGCTGTACATTATTTGTAAACAAGCGAACTATTTCATCTACTTTTTCTTGTTTTTCGCGTTGTTTTTCTTCCTTTCTAGTAGTCATCTTAGTAATTATTTTACATTATTTACTATTTCACCAAAAACTTCAGGTTTATCAAGAGCTAGGGTAGCAAGAATTTTCCTGTTCAATCTCTTGAAATCAGATTTTCCAAGCTTATTTATAAATTCACTATATCTCATATCATACTTTGTTAATTCTGCAGAAATCATTTTGATCCATCTTTCTCTATATACAGAAGTTCGTCTCCTTCTATGTCTGAAGCTATAATCTCCGGCATGCAATACTGCTTCTTTTGCTCTTTTGATCAACTTGTGATTTGATCCTAAGTAGCCTTTCGTCAATCCTAGTATTTTTTTGTGTTTTCTATGGGCTGAAATGCCTCTTTTTACTCTCATTTTTTTATATCCATTTAATTATAGTTTTTGTTTGTGCAGTCTTTG is a window encoding:
- the pheS gene encoding phenylalanine--tRNA ligase subunit alpha, producing the protein MSETTELQNKVSLIDTISELDTFEKDTIGPQSELMKKFKDLTQLPVEQRKLLGNELNNQKKLLQNIFDTKREELKKKELSIQLSTWKDISLAIPQHKIGKLNPLTQERWKIEDIFQKMGFEIAYAFEVDSEYNNFEAVNIPEGHPARDSWDTLFTNVDKNVLITHTSSLQNRILKEFATKIDALENGFLGTAGIGKCFRHESTDARHEHTFFQCEGVVVGKGIRFSDMIGILKTFFEAYFEKEVEIRISCDYFPFVEPGNGIEIRWDNPSENILKITKGTGWLEVLGCGMIHPNVLKMAEIDHEVYSGFAWGFGLERLVMIKYAVDDIRLFHSGDRRFLDQF
- the rplT gene encoding 50S ribosomal protein L20; this encodes MRVKRGISAHRKHKKILGLTKGYLGSNHKLIKRAKEAVLHAGDYSFRHRRRRTSVYRERWIKMISAELTKYDMRYSEFINKLGKSDFKRLNRKILATLALDKPEVFGEIVNNVK